From one Mytilus galloprovincialis chromosome 13, xbMytGall1.hap1.1, whole genome shotgun sequence genomic stretch:
- the LOC143057531 gene encoding uncharacterized protein LOC143057531 codes for MSQPGGKRGGAKGNNGKQPNMQGGGKGPKINQGPGKPQGNQAKKQGVPRGPKTNQQLGGPRGPNPNQFLEQSCGTQQTFQRGPQPNCFQGQPQGKQGGQRGPNPNQCPGHPQGNQQGGPRRPNPNQFPGQPQGNQQGGPCRPNPNQFPGQPQGNQQGVQRRPNPNQFPGQPQGNQQGVPRRPNPNQFPGQTQGNQQGGPRRPNPNQFPEQPQGNQQGGPRRPNPNQFPGQPQGNQQGGPRRPNPNQIPGQPQGNQQGGPRRPNPNQFPGQPQGNQQGGPRRPNPNQLPGQPPGKKQGGKKRPNPNLSTGQPQGNQQGGPRRPNPNQFPGQPQGNQQGGSRRLNPNQFPGQPHGNQQGGPQRPNPNQFPGQPQGNQQGGPRRPNPNQFPGQPQGNQQGGPRRPNPNQFPGQPQGKKQGGKKRPIPNPSTGIPQGNQQGDAQRTIPNQFLQQPHRNQSEGAIGKRRPRTSGRKDPNMQRSINEPTQNLIRGQFQGNQSNLNQFPGFMQQPCNLTTQQTLPKCHSQQSKKVQPQVQVKYVYVPVPVTQLTQTPPPQESQPQVLLPGPVSQTGINIQKGDGQQNCDNKRSEARLKRRLGKDCRRGDGKDKVGQQVHEHDNEDQNGKIPDVDENEVFKFMIKTFGGGCSFEDFLQRCDLFPLGSNIVLWFRKNNRRFHIFWDKKDIVYLQPFYRDAKICAEWNSKKNPAECQNAHWDYFHICRRFIRGNCQEKDCPLSHSFRGPHNYRLKNKLGIVNFSDDEMKIVLNCNSPSVCADYIYNNGCKVDNPERKCPHLHLCRQKIFGKCPDPCKFNRTHTINQFHNKWVLTSCHMKDWPPAKVLKAIYVPAREKKENDNYSDDSDLSHDEDDLHDLEESSVFDYDSDVYVSNESLSSSASGPAKNKNLHSVENLSIDYNKEGTRSTHDRKERFRSLENITCGIVGKDDQDLTEMVETESSYDDEDDYGDGSVDDDYGDNKVDTENFCDRKVDYNNYGDGNDDYGDGNDDDNDDDDDDYDYYGDGNDEDDNGDRNVESGPGEKEMILTEDQTQVHQGNGDGNELDDGFDYGDNDDYQDNYDGNDYDYDENDYNYDVNEGGDYDHEYGDYDYENDAEDNDNNNEIGDDNGPNDDGDGDDDKIIEEEKITMENSEQVQQDYEDDTLKKNQQQCNEEEKEDKMMENQKGEKQGNDKNSKDIHQNLLDDDDIKEKERIQMENWKKEQQQKHNNDDNIIERERLLMEQWNQQQARSSIPQQDDVKLDPAPSPSDPDYQETDSSLLTDETENTRICVFVSKNKCTFASCKRHHLLSGFPYLWQIKISGKWFSCSLLENEKIEKSFCDLQDVAPTEMKCDDNKYNCHIWFQKMHAVILDVNGQPAADDDQWSTVRRLSTPSFAEKKMTVNSYLTQWRWYWKDDGEKWIMFNKDLFLFTLERKYQTKQKSYLFSKENNFLMHKIDFMKMVQVNLETEKVREIIRRPLFVSKDDVLREKFLDSIPFPSAMSTPKPAHFYNWDCSHDFEPVELDKTGKEYKDIMKSLLDSMDPSKFDFKFIYRIQNRKIWSEYDTKKKLMLADAEQDCQGQNLDERDLFHGTDSLDTCRGICTNNFDFRTSGRNATVYGEGSYFAVRARLSHSYTKADSLTDMRFLFRAKVLVGKFTEGNPSLRRPPEIPQQIHKLYDSCVDKVEDPQIFVVFDRNQCYPEYIIMYTDKEPVQVAKPMEPVHVEKPMVQPQVEKSMVQQSVEKPMVQPLVYQPMVQPSVNQPIVYPGSAASLPMHMGGPLVYPHPVESSTTPTMQSSRAKPASSAVHLNKHSKKEKDECVLQ; via the exons ATGAGTCAGCCAGGAGGTAAAAGAGGAGGTGCAAAAGGAAATAATGGAAAGCAACCTAATATGCAAGGAGGTGGAAAAGGACCCAAAATCAATCAAGGTCCAGGAAAACCTCAGGGAAACCAAGCAAAAAAGCAAGGAGTCCCAAGAGGACCAAAAACAAATCAGCAACTAGGAGGTCCAAGAGGTCCTAACCCAAACCAGTTTCTAGAACAGTCTTGTGGAACCCAACAAACATTTCAAAGAGGACCACAACCAAATTGCTTTCAAGGACAACCTCAGGGAAAACAAGGGGGTCAACGAGGACCAAATCCAAACCAGTGTCCTGGTCATCCTCAAGGAAACCAACAAGGAGGTCCACGTAGACCAAATCCTAATCAATTTCCTGGACAACCGCAGGGAAACCAACAAGGAGGTCCATGTAGACCAAATCCCAATCAATTTCCTGGACAACCTCAAGGAAACCAACAAGGAGTTCAGAGAAGACCAAATCCAAACCAGTTTCCTGGACAACCTCAAGGAAACCAGCAAGGAGTTCCAAGAAGACCAAATCCAAACCAGTTTCCTGGACAAACTCAAGGAAACCAACAAGGAGGTCCAAGAAGACCAAATCCAAACCAGTTTCCTGAACAACCTCAAGGAAACCAACAAGGAGGTCCAAGAAGACCAAATCCAAACCAGTTTCCTGGACAACCTCAAGGAAACCAACAAGGAGGTCCACGTAGACCAAATCCTAATCAAATTCCTGGACAACCTCAAGGAAACCAGCAAGGTGGTCCAAGAAGACCAAATCCAAACCAGTTTCCTGGACAACCTCAAGGAAACCAACAAGGAGGTCCAAGAAGACCAAATCCAAACCAGTTGCCTGGACAACCTCCAGGAAAAAAACAAGGAGGCAAAAAAAGACCAAATCCAAACCTGAGTACTGGACAACCTCAAGGAAACCAACAAGGAGGTCCACGTAGACCAAATCCTAATCAATTTCCTGGACAACCTCAAGGAAACCAACAAGGAGGTTCACGTAGATTAAATCCTAATCAATTTCCTGGACAACCTCATGGAAACCAACAAGGAGGTCCACAAAGACCAAATCCAAACCAGTTTCCTGGACAACCTCAAGGAAACCAACAAGGAGGTCCACGTAGACCAAATCCTAATCAATTTCCTGGACAACCTCAAGGAAACCAACAAGGAGGTCCACGTAGACCAAATCCTAATCAATTTCCTGGACAACCTCAAGGAAAAAAACAAGGAGGCAAAAAAAGACCAATTCCAAACCCGAGTACTGGGATACCTCAAGGAAACCAACAAGGAGATGCACAAAGAACTATTCCAAACCAGTTTCTACAACAACCTCATAGAAACCAATCAGAAGGTGCTATTGGAAAGAGACGTCCAAGAACATCTGGTAGAAAGGACCCCAATATGCAGAGGAGTATAAATGAACCTACTCAAAATCTAATTAGAGGGCAGTTTCAAGGAAATCAGTCTAATTTGAATCAGTTTCCTGGTTTTATGCAGCAACCGTGCAACTTAACAACACAGCAAACTCTACCAAAGTGCCATAGTCAACAGTCAAAAAAAGTACAGCCACAAGTTCAAGTAAAAT ATGTATATGTGCCAGTTCCTGTTACTCAGTTGACTCAGACTCCACCTCCTCAAGAGTCACAGCCTCAAGTTTTGTTGCCTGGGCCTGTATCACAGACAGgaatcaatatacaaaaag GTGATGGTCAACAGAATTGTGATAATAAAAGATCTGAAGCTAGATTAAAAAGAAGACTCGGAAAAGATTGTAGACGTGGTGACGGCAAAGATAAAGTTGGTCAACAGGTACATGAACATGATAATGAGGACCAAAATGGCAAAATACCAGACGTGGATGAAAATGAAGTATTTAAATTCATGATCAAAACTTTTGGCGGAGGATGTAGTTTTGAAGACTTTTTACAAAGGTGTGACCTTTTTCCTTTGGGCTCCAATATTGTGCTGTGGTTCAGAAAAAACAATAGAAGATTTCATATTTTCTGGGATAAAAAAGATATTGTTTATCTTCAACCATTTTACAGAGATGCTAAAATTTGTGCTGAGTGGAACAGCAAGAAAAATCCTGCAGAATGTCAAAATGCTCATTGGGATTATTTTCACATCTGTCGTCGCTTCATTAGAGGCAACTGTCAAGAGAAAGATTGTCCACTGTCTCATAGTTTTAGAGGTCCTCACAATTATCGTTTGAAAAACAAACTTGGAATTGTCAATTTTAGTGATGATGAAATGAAAATTGTCCTAAATTGCAATTCACCTTCAGTTTGTGCagattatatttacaacaatggtTGTAAGGTCGATAACCCAGAAAGAAAATGTCCTCATTTACACTTATGTCGCCAGAAAATATTCGGAAAATGTCCAGATCCTTGCAAATTTAATAGAACACACACCATTAATCAGTTTCACAATAAATGGGTTCTTACATCATGTCATATGAAAGACTGGCCTCCTGCTAAAGTCCTCAAGGCTATATATGTACCTGCTAGAGAAAAGAAAGAGAATGATAATTATTCAGATGATTCTGACCTGAGTCATGATGAAGACGACCTTCATGACCTTGAGGAGTCTAGCGTTTTTGATTATGACAGTGATGTCTATGTCAGCAATGAAAGTCTTTCTAGTTCTGCATCGGGTcctgcaaaaaataaaaatttacattcAGTTGAAAACCTTAGTATTGATTACAACAAGGAAGGGACAAGGTCAACGCATGATCGTAAAGAAAGGTTTAGATCATTGGAAAATATCACATGTGGAATTGTGGGTAAAGATGATCAAGATTTAACAGAAATGGTTGAAACAGAAAGTAGTTATGATGATGAAGATGATTATGGTGATGGTAGCGTTGATGATGATTACGGTGATAATAAAGTTGATACAGAGAATTTTTGTGATCGTAAAGTTGATTATAACAATTATGGTGACGGTAATGATGATTATGGTGATGgtaatgatgatgataatgatgatgatgatgatgattatgaTTATTATGGTGATGGTAATGACGAGGATGATAATGGTGATAGGAATGTTGAAAGTGGTCCTGGAGAGAAAGAAATGATATTAACGGAAGATCAGACCCAGGTTCATCAAGGAAATGGTGATGGTAATGAGTTAGATGATGGTTTTGATTATGGCGATAATGATGATTATCAAGATAATTATGATGGCAATGATTATGATTATGAtgaaaatgattataactatgaTGTCAATGAGGGTGGAGATTATGATCATGAGTATGGTGATTATGATTATGAAAATGATGCTGAAGacaatgataataataatgaaattGGTGATGATAATGGCCCTAATGATGATGGTGATGGAGATGATGACAAAATAATTGAGGAAGAGAAGATAACTATGGAAAACAGTGAACAAGTTCAGCAAGACTATGAGGATGACACATTAAAAAAGAATCAACAGCAATGTAATGAAGAAGAAAAAGAGGACAAAATGATGGAAAACCAGAAAGGTGAGAAACAAGGCAATGATAAAAACTCAAAAGATATCCATCAAAACTTACTTGATGATGATGACATAAAGGAGAAAGAGAGAATTCAGATGGAAAATTGGAAAAAAGAACAGCAACAAAAACATAATAATGACGACAATATTATTGAAAGAGAGAGATTACTAATGGAACAGTGGAATCAACAACAGGCAAGAAGTTCTATACCACAACAGGATGATGTGAAATTAGATCCAGCACCATCCCCATCTGATCCAGATTATCAAGAAACTGATTCTTCTTTATTGACAGATGAAACAGAAAATACCAGAATCTGTGTATTTGTTTCgaaaaataaatgtacatttgCATCCTGTAAAAGACATCACCTGCTATCTGGCTTTCCGTACTTGTGGCAGATTAAGATATCTGGGAAATGGTTTTCGTGTTCATTATTGGAAAATGAGAAAATAGAAAAATCTTTCTGTGATCTGCAAGATGTTGCACCAACAGAA atgaaATGCGATGACAACAAATACAACTGCCATATTTGGTTCCAAAAGATGCATGCAGTTATTTTAGATGTTAATGGTCAGCCAGCAGCTGATGATGACCAGTGGTCAACTGTCAGACGTCTGAGTACTCCATCCTTTGCTGAGAAAAAAATGACAGTCAATAGTTATCTTACACAGTGGAGATGGTATTGGAAAGATGATGGTGAAAAGTGGATTATGTTCAACAAG GATTTATTCCTGTTCACACTTGAGAGGAAATATCAAACAAAGCAGAAGAGCTATTTGTTTTCCAAGGAGAATAATTTCTTGATGCACAAAATAGACTTTATGAAAATGGTACAGGTTAATCTTGAAACAGAAAAAGTTAGAGAAATTATCAGACGTCCCTTGTTTGTTTCCAAAGATGATGTATTGCGAGAAAAATT TTTAGACAGTATACCGTTCCCATCTGCTATGAGTACACCAAAGCCTGCACATTTCTACAACTGGGACTGTTCCCATGACTTTGAGCCAGTAGAGCTAGATAAGACAGGGAAGGAGTACAAAGATATCATGAAGTCATTACTAGATTCTATGGACCCTTCAAAGtttgatttcaaatttatttatagaATTCAGAACAGGAAAATTTGGAGTGAATATGACAC AAAGAAGAAGCTCATGTTAGCTGATGCTGAACAGGATTGTCAAGGTCAAAACCTTGACGAGAGAGATTTATTCCATGGCACAGATTCCTTGGATACATGCCGTGGAATTTGTACCAATAATTTTGACTTCAGAACCAGTGGTCGCAATGCTACTGTTTACGGTGAAGGTTCCTACTTTGCTGTCCGTGCCAGATTAAGTCATAGTTATACAAAAGCCGATTCCCTTACAGATATGCGATTTTTATTCAGAGCCAAAGTTTTAGTTGGAAAGTTCACAGAGGGGAATCCATCCCTACGTCGACCTCCAGAAATTCCTCAACAGATTCATAAGCTGTATGATTCATGTGTGGATAAAGTTGAAGATCCACAAATCTTTGTTGTGTTTGATAGGAACCAATGTTACCCAGAGTACATCATCATGTACACAGACAAGGAACCAGTCCAAGTGGCGAAACCCATGGAACCAGTCCATGTTGAGAAACCCATGGTTCAGCCCCAAGTGGAGAAATCCATGGTTCAACAATCAGTAGAAAAACCCATGGTCCAACCCTTAGTGTATCAACCCATGGTTCAACCCTCAGTGAATCAACCAATTGTTTATCCAGGAAGTGCTGCCTCACTACCGATGCACATGGGAGGTCCATTAGTTTATCCTCATCCGGTGGAAAGTTCCACTACTCCCACAATGCAAAGTTCCCGTGCGAAACCTGCTTCTAGTGCAGTTCATCTGAATAAGCattctaaaaaagaaaaggaTGAATGTGTTCTTCAGTAA